In Ferrigenium kumadai, the DNA window TGCAGTTGAACGAACGGTTGGCCGCTTCGCTCACCATCTGTTGCAGCAGCGGCTGCGCCACGGCGGCGTCGGTGGCGATGTAGCCCAGCATGGTGGCCATGTTCGGATGGATCATGCCGGAGCCTTTGGAGATGCCGGTCACGGTGACTGTCTTGCCGCCGATCTGCACCTGCTTCGACATCGCCTTGGCGACGATGTCGGTGGTCATGATCGCATGCGCGGCGTCGAACCAGTTGTCCGCGCGCATGTTCGCGACCGCCGCCGGCAAGCCTGCAGCGATCTTATCCACGGGCAGCGGTTCCATGATGACGCCGGTGGAGAACGGCAGTATCTGCGAGGCCTTGCAGCCCAGCAGGCCGGCCAGCGCCGCACAGGTGGCACGCGCGTCGCGCATGCCCTGTTCGCCGGTACCCGCATTGGCATTGCCTGTATTGACCACGAGGGCGCGGATGCCCCCACCCTGCGCTAGATGCTCGCGCGCAACGGTCACCGGCGCGGCACAGAAGCGATTGGTGGTGAACACACCCGCGACGCGAGCACCCTCGTCCAGTTGCATCACCAGCAGATCCTTGCGCCCGGGGCGCTTGATGCCCGCCTCGGCGATACCCAAAGAAACACCCGCGACGGGCAGCAGTTCGCCCGCGGCGGGCGTAGTCAGATTGACCGGCATGAATTATCCTGATTCAGATATTGGAGCTGGTAGCCCGTAGCTTGTGGCTGGTAGCGAAACCCTGCTTTATAGCTACGAGCCACCCGCCACAAGCTACAAGTCGATTAATAACGGCCGTGAGTACGGTAGATGTAATTGCTCAGTTCGGCGGACTGCACGTTCACGCGCCGCACGATGCCGTGCATGTTGCGCGCCACGCCGCGCATCACCTTGTATACGATCATCGGGTGCGAGTTGATCAGGGATTCGAACCTGGCCCGCTCCAGGCTCAGCACCTTGGTGTTGCCAACCGCATACAGTGCCGCGCTGACCTGCGAAGCGGCACCACCAACAAAGGTGATCATGCCCGCCAGGTCACCCGGCTTGAGGACGTGAATGGTGGACTCGCCTTCGCCGCTCTGGAGCCTCACCTCGATGTCGCCGTGAGCCAGGATGTACAGATTGTCCGGATGATCCCCGTTGGGCTGGACGATTGCCTCGCCCGCCTTGTAGTCGCGGACCTCGAACAGTCCGGCGAGGATATCCACTTCCGCATCGCTCAGTTCCTCGGTAATGGTTGAGGTACGCAGCGTATCAATCACTAATGACATCTCGTTCTCCCTTTCGCTTTTTTTAGTTCAATTTACCATGGCACTGCTTGTATTTTTTGCCTGATCCGCATGGACAGGGATCGTTGCGACCGACTTTCTGTCCATCGCGCACAAACGGTTGATGCTCCCCATCGGTTGACTGATCCGGCTGGCCCAGCGCCTCATCGTAATCGGCGTGATGATACTGCACATTTTCCGGTGCTGGGGAGGCTTCTACCGATTCCACATCAGCCTGGTCGCGCACCTGCACCGTCATCAGCACCTGCGTCACTTCGCGCTTGATCGCCTCCAGCATCATGGCGAACAGCTCGAACGCCTCGCGCTTGTATTCCTGCTTGGGGTTTTTCTGCGCATAGCCGCGCAGGTGGATGCCCTGGCGCAGATGATCCAGCGCCGCCAAGTGCTCGCGCCAGTGCTGATCCAGGCTCTGCAGCATGATCACGCGCTCATAGTGGTGCATCTCCGGCCCGACCAGACCCACCTTGGCCTGGTACGACTGCCGCGCATGCTCGGCGATGCGCTCGCGCAAGCCCGATTCATCCAGCTGTTTTTCCTCCTCCAGCCAGCGCACCAGCGGCAGTTCGAGACGGAACTCGGCGGCCAAAGCCTTCTCCAGACCGGGCACATCCCACTGCTCTTCCATGCTGTGCGGCGTGATGTATTGGCTGACCGTATCCTCCAGCACGCCGTCGCGCATCGCGGCGATGGTCTCGGAAATGTCGCTGCTCTCGAGCAACTCGGCGCGCTGCTGGTAGATCACCTTGCGCTGGTCGTTGGCGACGTCGTCGTACTCCAGGATCTGCTTGCGCATATCGAAGTTGCGCGCCTCGACCTTGCGCTGTGCGTTCTCGATGGCGCGCGTCACCCAGCTGTGCTCGATGGCCTCGCCCTCGGGCAGCTTGAACTTGTTCATGATCGCCGCGACGCGGTCGGAGGCGAAGATGCGCAGCAGCGGGTCTTCCAGCGACAGGTAGAAGCGACTCGAACCGGGATCGCCCTGGCGACCGGAGCGCCCGCGCAACTGGTTGTCCACGCGACGAGACTCGTGGCGCTCGGTACCGATGATATGCAGGCCGCCGCTCTTCAGCACCTGCTCGTGCACCTGCTGCCACTCGGCCTTCAGTTGCGCGATGCGCTGTTCCTTCGTGGCGTCGTCCAGGCTCTCGTCAGTGCGGATCTGATCGACCTGCTTCTCGACGTTGCCGCCCAGCACGATGTCGGTACCGCGGCCCGCCATGTTGGTGGCGATGGTGACCATCTTGGGACGCCCGGCCTGTGCGACGATCTCCGCCTCGCGCGCATGCTGCTTGGCGTTCAGCACCTGGTGCGGCAGTTTTTCCTTTTCCAGCAACTGCGCCAGCAATTCGGAATTCTCGATCGAGGTCGTACCCACCAGCACCGGCTGGCCACGCTCGTAGCAATCCTTGATGTCGACGATCACTGCGCGGTATTTTTCCGCGGCGGTGAGGTACACCTTATCCATCTGGTCGTTGCGGATGGTCGGGCGGTGTGGCGGGATGATCACCGTCTCCAGGTTGTAGATCGACTGGAACTCATACGCCTCGGTATCCGCCGTACCGGTCATGCCGGCCAGCTTGTGATACATGCGGAAGTAGTTCTGGAAGGTGATCGAGGCCAGTGTCTGGTTCTCCTTCTGGATCGCCACGCCTTCCTTCGCCTCCACCGCCTGGTGCAGGCCGTCGGACCAGCGCCGACCGGCCATCAGTCGCCCGGTGAATTCGTCCACGATGACCACTTCGCCGTTCTGCACCACATAGTGCTGATCGAGGAAATACAGGTTGTGCGCGCGCAACGCTGCGTACAGGTGGTGGATCAGCGAGATGTTGGCCGGGTCATACAGGCTGCCACCCTCCGGCAGCAGTCCTGCCTGTGCCAGCAATTCTTCGGCGTGCTCGTGCCCGGTCTCGGAGAGCAAAATCTGGTGACTCTTCTCGTCCACGCTGAAATCGCCGGGGCTGTTCTCGTCTGCCTGGCGGCGCAATTGCGGCGCGAGTTTGTCCATGCGCAGGTAGATATCGACGTTGTCTTCGGCCTGACCGGAGATGATCAGCGGAGTGCGCGCCTCGTCGATCAGGATCGAGTCCACCTCGTCCACGATAGCGTAGTTGAGCGGCCGCTGGTAGCGCTCGCTGGCGTGGGTCGCCATATTGTCGCGCAGGTAGTCGAAGCCGAATTCGTTGTTGGTGCCGTAGGTGATGTCGGCGGCATAGGCCGCCTGTTTCTGGTCGTGAGGCATCTGCGACAGGATCACCCCCACCGACAGGCCCAGGAAGCGGTACAGCCGGCCCATCCATTCCGCGTCGCGGCTGGCGAGGTAATCGTTCACCGTCACCACATGCACGCCCCTGCCCGAGATCGCATTCAGATAGGCAGGCAGGGTCGCCATCAGGGTTTTGCCCTCACCGGTGCGCATCTCGGCGATCTTGCCGTAATGCAGCGTCATACCGCCGATCAGCTGCACATCGTAATGGCGCATGCCGAGCGCACGCTTGCTCGCCTCGCGCACGACGGCGAAAGCTTCCGGCAGGATCGCGTCGAGCGATT includes these proteins:
- the argJ gene encoding bifunctional glutamate N-acetyltransferase/amino-acid acetyltransferase ArgJ; amino-acid sequence: MPVNLTTPAAGELLPVAGVSLGIAEAGIKRPGRKDLLVMQLDEGARVAGVFTTNRFCAAPVTVAREHLAQGGGIRALVVNTGNANAGTGEQGMRDARATCAALAGLLGCKASQILPFSTGVIMEPLPVDKIAAGLPAAVANMRADNWFDAAHAIMTTDIVAKAMSKQVQIGGKTVTVTGISKGSGMIHPNMATMLGYIATDAAVAQPLLQQMVSEAANRSFNCITVDGDTSTNDALMLIATGKSGAEITDAGSAGYAQLQAVVTEVATHLAQAIVRDGEGATKFITIKIEGGRDEAECKKIGYAIAHSPLVKTAFFASDPNLGRILAAIGYAGVGDLDVAALKLYLDDVLVAENGGRAASYQEEDGQRVMKQSDITIRVVLNRGAVNATLWTCDFSYDYVKINASYRS
- a CDS encoding Crp/Fnr family transcriptional regulator gives rise to the protein MSLVIDTLRTSTITEELSDAEVDILAGLFEVRDYKAGEAIVQPNGDHPDNLYILAHGDIEVRLQSGEGESTIHVLKPGDLAGMITFVGGAASQVSAALYAVGNTKVLSLERARFESLINSHPMIVYKVMRGVARNMHGIVRRVNVQSAELSNYIYRTHGRY
- the secA gene encoding preprotein translocase subunit SecA, whose translation is MISKVLKSIFGSRNDRLLKQYRATVQTINNLEADVAKLSDDELRQKTESFRQRFANGESLDAILPEAFAVVREASKRALGMRHYDVQLIGGMTLHYGKIAEMRTGEGKTLMATLPAYLNAISGRGVHVVTVNDYLASRDAEWMGRLYRFLGLSVGVILSQMPHDQKQAAYAADITYGTNNEFGFDYLRDNMATHASERYQRPLNYAIVDEVDSILIDEARTPLIISGQAEDNVDIYLRMDKLAPQLRRQADENSPGDFSVDEKSHQILLSETGHEHAEELLAQAGLLPEGGSLYDPANISLIHHLYAALRAHNLYFLDQHYVVQNGEVVIVDEFTGRLMAGRRWSDGLHQAVEAKEGVAIQKENQTLASITFQNYFRMYHKLAGMTGTADTEAYEFQSIYNLETVIIPPHRPTIRNDQMDKVYLTAAEKYRAVIVDIKDCYERGQPVLVGTTSIENSELLAQLLEKEKLPHQVLNAKQHAREAEIVAQAGRPKMVTIATNMAGRGTDIVLGGNVEKQVDQIRTDESLDDATKEQRIAQLKAEWQQVHEQVLKSGGLHIIGTERHESRRVDNQLRGRSGRQGDPGSSRFYLSLEDPLLRIFASDRVAAIMNKFKLPEGEAIEHSWVTRAIENAQRKVEARNFDMRKQILEYDDVANDQRKVIYQQRAELLESSDISETIAAMRDGVLEDTVSQYITPHSMEEQWDVPGLEKALAAEFRLELPLVRWLEEEKQLDESGLRERIAEHARQSYQAKVGLVGPEMHHYERVIMLQSLDQHWREHLAALDHLRQGIHLRGYAQKNPKQEYKREAFELFAMMLEAIKREVTQVLMTVQVRDQADVESVEASPAPENVQYHHADYDEALGQPDQSTDGEHQPFVRDGQKVGRNDPCPCGSGKKYKQCHGKLN